The Streptococcus sp. S5 genome contains a region encoding:
- the gggB gene encoding streptosactin maturase GggB: MIKKIDTDFGTYYFDSISFTLSSSPEYKNTSNTLDNLDDGILKKVVINISNSCNLSCSYCYADGGNYGMDNRVMDFDTADKIIQEIVSKGIKQINRLILFGGEPFLNIELFVYFIEKLSKFLNILKVETVTNGTVLNHRVKHMLNKFHPFLTISLDGPEVVHDRLRGKGSHRKTLRFIKYLKSIDYDNFEIASTYTRIHQKNGISREAIFKYFTEMDVHFNVNDVFSKNKVLIVKEMEKSLSERKTFIDTSIQNVIDCNEKAFISPILYDVLISMIYKSTNHTFCDDIDPSNTITFDVDGSKKLCFRFWGSHNSPNVETFNNKDNFSKCKDCWCRGMCIECVANVIDGYSTVINENGEFIECHKPELMEYCIQQIIYLSRDKERLSKLVNNFRRFIRYA, from the coding sequence ATGATTAAAAAAATTGATACTGATTTTGGTACATATTATTTTGATTCCATTTCTTTTACTTTGTCTTCTTCACCTGAATATAAAAATACGTCTAATACTTTGGATAATCTTGATGATGGAATCTTGAAGAAAGTTGTAATAAATATTTCAAATAGCTGTAATCTATCGTGTTCGTACTGTTATGCTGATGGTGGAAACTATGGCATGGACAATCGAGTAATGGATTTTGATACTGCTGATAAGATAATTCAGGAAATTGTAAGTAAGGGAATAAAACAAATTAATCGATTAATACTTTTTGGAGGAGAGCCTTTTTTAAATATTGAGTTGTTTGTATATTTTATTGAGAAATTATCTAAATTTTTAAATATATTAAAAGTTGAGACTGTTACTAATGGTACTGTTTTGAATCATCGAGTAAAGCATATGTTAAATAAATTTCATCCATTTTTAACAATTAGTTTAGATGGACCAGAGGTTGTTCATGATAGGTTAAGGGGAAAAGGAAGTCACAGAAAGACTCTGAGATTCATTAAGTATTTAAAAAGTATTGATTATGATAATTTCGAAATTGCATCAACGTATACTCGTATTCATCAAAAAAATGGTATTAGTAGAGAAGCTATTTTCAAATATTTTACTGAGATGGATGTTCATTTTAATGTTAATGATGTCTTCAGTAAAAATAAAGTACTTATTGTTAAAGAAATGGAAAAAAGTTTATCGGAAAGAAAAACTTTTATAGATACATCTATTCAGAATGTAATTGATTGTAATGAGAAAGCATTTATTAGCCCAATCTTATACGATGTTTTAATATCTATGATTTACAAGAGTACAAACCATACTTTCTGCGATGATATTGATCCTTCCAATACAATTACTTTTGACGTAGATGGAAGTAAGAAGTTGTGCTTTAGATTCTGGGGGAGCCATAATAGTCCAAATGTTGAAACATTTAATAATAAGGATAATTTTTCTAAGTGTAAAGATTGCTGGTGTAGAGGTATGTGTATAGAATGTGTTGCCAATGTAATTGATGGTTATTCCACTGTCATTAACGAGAATGGAGAATTCATAGAATGCCACAAGCCAGAACTTATGGAATACTGCATACAACAAATTATATACCTTTCTAGAGATAAAGAGCGACTATCTAAGTTGGTAAATAATTTCAGGAGGTTTATACGTTATGCTTAG
- the gggA gene encoding streptosactin, with amino-acid sequence MEELQVINLEDLLEFDQGYVVNNNCGPSHSCGGGR; translated from the coding sequence ATGGAAGAACTACAAGTTATTAACCTTGAAGATCTTTTAGAGTTTGATCAAGGTTATGTTGTTAATAATAACTGTGGACCAAGTCATTCTTGTGGTGGCGGTCGATAG
- a CDS encoding Rgg/GadR/MutR family transcriptional regulator — protein MKYGKIFKKFRESRGLSLKDVSKCGVSSSHLSRFEHEEADLTITKFILALEAINMPIEEFIYAARDFHRDDFNELLEKIRLLVAKRDIVGMENLLISLLENKKKKGPFYELNTILVKIRLQDLSGKIYVTDQDISFISEYLFSVEYWGCYELLLFMNTLDVLNHETMMVLSKEMCHRSEFYRDIPNNRRLLSTMLLNAYITCIERNELIDALYFEKQLKFCNFSETEIYEKLVFHYAKNLYDLKKTHNQYALIEMRKCIATMKLVNSQQLACTFEHHLEQVLNDLE, from the coding sequence ATGAAATACGGAAAAATTTTTAAAAAATTTAGAGAATCAAGAGGACTGTCACTAAAAGATGTTTCTAAATGTGGAGTATCAAGTTCTCACCTGTCAAGGTTTGAGCATGAAGAAGCTGACTTAACTATTACAAAATTCATTTTAGCACTTGAAGCAATTAATATGCCAATTGAAGAATTTATATACGCAGCGCGCGATTTTCATAGAGATGACTTTAATGAATTGTTAGAGAAAATTCGTTTATTAGTAGCAAAGCGAGATATCGTTGGTATGGAAAATTTACTGATTAGTTTGTTGGAAAATAAAAAGAAGAAAGGCCCTTTTTATGAGCTAAATACGATTTTGGTTAAGATTCGTTTACAGGACTTATCAGGAAAGATCTATGTGACAGATCAAGATATTAGTTTTATCAGTGAGTACTTATTTTCTGTAGAATACTGGGGGTGTTATGAATTGTTGTTGTTTATGAATACATTAGATGTTTTAAATCATGAAACTATGATGGTTTTATCAAAAGAAATGTGCCATCGCTCTGAATTTTATAGAGATATTCCAAATAATCGTCGTTTACTATCGACCATGTTGTTAAATGCCTATATAACATGTATTGAACGAAACGAGCTAATAGATGCTCTTTATTTTGAAAAACAACTAAAATTTTGTAACTTCTCAGAAACTGAAATTTATGAAAAACTAGTGTTTCATTATGCGAAAAATTTGTACGATTTAAAGAAAACTCATAATCAATATGCTTTAATTGAGATGAGAAAATGTATCGCAACAATGAAATTAGTAAATAGTCAACAGTTAGCATGTACGTTTGAACATCATTTAGAACAAGTGTTGAACGATTTAGAATAA
- a CDS encoding SEC10/PgrA surface exclusion domain-containing protein, giving the protein MKKKTIKATVSAVSIATAFAGISVVQADEVTATQPNESTLSVESKTPSSTNIKQVDGVFVSNGVATVTKTPTAEVVEEARTIKEETDQSVSNQESALENAKTSEADAVSKFSNANVDLKNAEANKESATPEKIEKTKNEISEVKADIEKKETSQKDAYDKVLEAEKERNQQSEVIKKDQDKISEQEKKVSTAEEAVATAQKNLDGTGASEIIAERDKAKSDVAEKESAEEAAKKALENAINEDKNKAEELSKASADEKTQLSASQVSAKQLADAKKVAEEAASALVKAQKEKETAQRVLDGTGVEEIVAERDAAKENLDAKAATENSAKQELDRAKEADNKKATTLKNAKSVEADQIKKSQETAANLSSAEEKQKQAQENLKTAQEKKVSAQSNLDASESQLAQTLANRDSKANDLANKQNSKISAEAELKTAKENDAKKASEISALTTKKNQEEAKVNETSNELASATSAAHEAKENKEKADKVVDTLNKQISAIKNLTIPQLPQDVIDAYKAYLADNSDANKNALNDVIQKWFTGSKYDFGTPETEYSPEHQNIVIKGWPNKDIVLPIDDSEVDLDNLTDKQIEALSQYYVLLANNLQDQVWGSHDFIVTKESVQGVKNIAKAYAEENKPFGTSHSVTALAKDGLDSIAWAGENMSFNNTLLGFSAYYSEAKETRKATMSQLYREVYDAVISFMANDVHAYFGHMRLMIGEKAPSNIQAVGVANSLTPSGVGRMHFIKFKGQSSHFDYIKDEQTGEYHSKFIDDYYDKGIAKPLATPFDTSKMEDELTAAKAKQTAANTANDSAQKRLVKAKSENDSSTNALKETTAKLDALKATPDQTPAATTKLETATQNYNEAQTQFNKAQDALDQLNADIQSKRQALANAKDNLDQATTAEVKAKSDLEKAKVENQNANQNLKQTQKLVAELMSVPDQTPDAQKKYDNAKQLKEEAETRYIKAQTALDNLNADLQVKQKALETAKEELEKAKATDKTARNNLDEVTKIHEKHLADLNTTRQTIARLNSISDKTPLAQKNLDEASRQLIAAKTRYAKAQTAVENLNADIQTKQKVLADARAELDKELKVLSDLKAVKATDEAELRNRQNKVEELKAKESQIKDEISKLNTHLGALETLLDHLENADAYLKKAKEAYDNAVEEHRLAIENVVREEAKLKTLLQDQLDATAQYEAVREVYLNTRTRQSEVFNDKVDHKMISLNPALEKSIPESTSNERVYSYAGNQAKYAANRALPNTSSIENWLVFAMGIVLCSFGISVSRKHRD; this is encoded by the coding sequence ATGAAAAAGAAAACGATCAAAGCAACTGTATCTGCTGTATCAATAGCTACGGCTTTTGCGGGAATTTCTGTTGTACAAGCGGACGAAGTAACTGCAACTCAGCCAAATGAGTCAACATTAAGTGTTGAATCGAAGACTCCTTCGTCTACAAATATAAAACAAGTAGACGGAGTATTTGTTAGTAATGGGGTTGCAACGGTAACGAAAACGCCAACTGCGGAAGTTGTAGAAGAAGCAAGAACGATCAAGGAAGAAACGGATCAATCGGTTTCAAATCAAGAAAGTGCTTTAGAAAACGCTAAGACTTCAGAAGCAGACGCTGTATCAAAATTTTCCAATGCAAATGTTGACTTAAAGAATGCTGAGGCGAATAAAGAATCAGCTACGCCTGAAAAAATTGAAAAAACCAAGAATGAAATATCAGAAGTAAAAGCTGATATTGAGAAAAAGGAAACATCACAAAAAGATGCATATGATAAAGTTCTAGAAGCTGAGAAAGAACGTAATCAGCAATCAGAGGTTATTAAAAAAGATCAAGATAAAATTTCAGAGCAAGAAAAGAAAGTTTCGACAGCTGAGGAAGCAGTAGCAACTGCACAAAAAAATCTTGATGGTACTGGAGCATCGGAAATCATTGCTGAAAGAGACAAAGCAAAAAGTGATGTAGCTGAAAAAGAATCAGCAGAAGAAGCAGCGAAAAAGGCTTTGGAAAATGCTATTAATGAAGACAAAAATAAAGCCGAGGAACTCAGTAAAGCTTCTGCTGATGAAAAAACGCAACTTAGTGCTAGTCAAGTATCTGCTAAACAATTAGCAGATGCTAAAAAGGTTGCAGAAGAAGCAGCGAGTGCATTAGTGAAGGCTCAAAAAGAGAAAGAAACTGCTCAGAGAGTTTTAGACGGTACTGGCGTTGAAGAAATTGTAGCAGAACGTGATGCTGCTAAGGAAAATTTAGATGCTAAAGCAGCAACTGAAAATTCAGCCAAACAGGAACTTGATCGTGCCAAAGAAGCAGATAATAAAAAAGCTACTACACTAAAAAATGCAAAATCTGTTGAAGCAGATCAAATAAAGAAAAGCCAAGAAACAGCAGCAAACTTGTCATCTGCTGAGGAAAAACAAAAACAAGCACAAGAGAATCTAAAGACAGCTCAAGAAAAGAAGGTTTCAGCACAAAGTAATCTTGATGCTTCTGAATCACAACTTGCCCAAACACTCGCAAATCGTGATAGTAAAGCAAATGATTTAGCAAATAAACAAAATAGTAAGATTAGTGCAGAAGCAGAGCTTAAAACAGCTAAAGAAAATGATGCTAAGAAAGCTTCAGAAATTTCTGCTTTAACTACTAAGAAAAACCAAGAAGAGGCAAAAGTAAATGAAACTTCAAATGAGCTAGCGAGTGCTACATCAGCAGCTCATGAAGCAAAAGAGAATAAGGAGAAAGCAGATAAAGTTGTTGACACACTTAACAAGCAAATCTCTGCAATTAAAAATCTCACTATTCCTCAATTGCCTCAAGATGTCATTGATGCTTACAAGGCTTATCTTGCCGATAACTCTGATGCAAATAAAAATGCATTAAACGATGTTATTCAAAAATGGTTCACAGGTAGTAAGTATGATTTTGGTACTCCAGAGACGGAATATTCTCCTGAACACCAAAATATTGTTATCAAAGGTTGGCCAAATAAGGATATTGTTTTGCCTATCGATGACTCTGAAGTCGATTTGGATAATCTTACAGATAAACAGATTGAAGCTTTGAGTCAATATTATGTGCTTCTCGCAAACAATCTGCAAGACCAAGTCTGGGGAAGCCATGATTTTATAGTTACTAAAGAATCTGTTCAAGGTGTTAAAAATATCGCAAAAGCCTATGCTGAAGAAAATAAACCATTTGGTACAAGTCATAGTGTGACAGCTCTTGCAAAAGATGGATTGGATTCAATCGCTTGGGCTGGCGAAAATATGAGCTTCAATAATACATTACTAGGTTTTAGTGCTTATTATTCAGAAGCAAAAGAAACACGAAAAGCCACAATGTCCCAATTGTATCGCGAGGTATATGATGCTGTAATTAGCTTTATGGCAAATGATGTACACGCATATTTTGGACATATGAGATTAATGATTGGAGAAAAAGCTCCTTCAAATATACAAGCAGTCGGGGTAGCAAATAGTCTAACACCTAGTGGTGTTGGTCGAATGCATTTTATTAAATTCAAAGGTCAATCTAGCCATTTCGATTACATTAAAGATGAACAAACAGGTGAGTATCACTCTAAGTTCATTGACGACTATTATGATAAAGGGATTGCTAAACCTCTAGCTACTCCATTTGATACTTCAAAAATGGAAGATGAATTAACAGCTGCTAAAGCTAAACAGACTGCAGCAAATACGGCAAATGATTCTGCACAGAAACGTTTGGTAAAAGCTAAATCAGAAAACGATTCAAGTACAAATGCTCTCAAAGAAACGACAGCAAAATTAGATGCTCTGAAAGCTACTCCCGATCAAACACCTGCAGCAACTACTAAATTGGAAACCGCTACACAAAATTATAATGAAGCCCAAACCCAATTTAATAAGGCTCAAGATGCACTTGATCAATTAAATGCTGATATTCAAAGCAAGCGTCAAGCTTTAGCAAATGCAAAAGATAATTTAGACCAGGCCACAACAGCAGAAGTAAAAGCTAAATCTGATCTTGAAAAAGCAAAAGTAGAAAATCAAAATGCAAATCAAAATCTGAAACAAACTCAAAAACTAGTAGCAGAATTAATGTCAGTTCCTGATCAAACTCCAGATGCACAGAAGAAATACGACAATGCAAAACAACTAAAAGAAGAAGCTGAAACAAGATATATCAAAGCTCAAACAGCTCTTGATAATTTAAATGCAGACCTTCAAGTTAAGCAAAAAGCATTAGAAACTGCAAAAGAGGAGCTTGAGAAAGCAAAAGCAACAGATAAGACTGCAAGAAACAATTTAGATGAAGTAACTAAAATTCATGAAAAACATTTGGCAGACTTAAATACTACACGTCAAACGATTGCTAGATTAAACTCAATCTCAGATAAGACACCACTTGCACAAAAGAATTTAGATGAGGCTTCTCGACAATTGATTGCTGCCAAGACTCGTTATGCAAAAGCCCAAACAGCTGTTGAAAATCTAAATGCAGATATTCAAACAAAACAAAAAGTTTTAGCAGATGCGCGTGCAGAATTGGATAAAGAACTTAAAGTTCTTTCAGATCTGAAAGCTGTAAAAGCTACAGATGAAGCAGAACTCAGAAACCGTCAGAATAAAGTTGAAGAGTTAAAAGCTAAAGAAAGTCAAATTAAGGATGAAATTTCTAAATTAAATACTCACTTAGGTGCTTTAGAAACACTTTTAGATCATCTTGAAAATGCCGATGCATATTTGAAAAAAGCAAAAGAAGCATATGACAATGCAGTTGAAGAGCATCGTTTAGCAATTGAGAATGTAGTCAGAGAGGAAGCTAAACTTAAAACACTTCTACAAGATCAATTAGATGCAACTGCACAATATGAAGCAGTTAGGGAAGTCTATTTAAATACTCGTACAAGACAAAGCGAAGTCTTTAACGATAAAGTAGATCACAAGATGATTTCTCTGAATCCTGCGTTAGAAAAGAGTATACCAGAAAGTACTTCTAATGAACGAGTATATAGCTATGCTGGAAATCAAGCTAAATATGCTGCAAATAGAGCCTTGCCTAATACAAGTTCAATTGAGAATTGGTTAGTGTTTGCAATGGGAATTGTTCTTTGTAGTTTTGGTATTTCAGTATCACGGAAACATCGTGATTAA
- a CDS encoding helix-turn-helix domain-containing protein produces MSELQKYISKRIRILRIQSGMTQEQLEEKADLGTNYAYKLENLEPNIKISTLEKIIEALNVDLQTFFDLTLKEESTDLAQLIDTIKSLPEYKQNKVISAINIIINETK; encoded by the coding sequence ATGTCAGAATTACAAAAGTATATAAGCAAAAGAATACGGATTTTGCGGATTCAGTCAGGGATGACTCAGGAGCAATTAGAAGAAAAAGCAGATCTTGGCACCAATTACGCGTATAAGTTAGAAAATTTAGAGCCCAATATAAAAATTAGTACGCTTGAAAAAATTATAGAAGCCTTAAATGTTGATCTACAAACTTTTTTTGATTTAACACTTAAAGAAGAAAGCACTGACTTAGCACAGCTTATCGACACTATCAAATCTTTACCAGAGTACAAACAAAATAAAGTCATTTCAGCTATTAACATAATTATTAACGAGACAAAATAA
- a CDS encoding DUF4097 family beta strand repeat-containing protein, which produces MFKLNYLIINSVLFKWRREFENSFDCIPQKTVYEFHIYESGGGMKIRQKEHNAIHICLYSSNRSYVTLYLRNFTPDDLEATMNSIIRQKKELGYERLICLFSELKNEESLSLLMKLS; this is translated from the coding sequence ATGTTTAAATTAAATTATTTAATTATTAATAGTGTCCTTTTCAAATGGCGAAGAGAATTCGAAAACTCATTCGATTGTATCCCCCAAAAAACTGTTTATGAGTTTCATATTTATGAATCAGGAGGGGGAATGAAAATTAGACAAAAAGAACATAATGCAATTCATATTTGCTTATATTCCAGTAACAGGAGTTACGTTACACTTTACTTAAGAAATTTTACGCCAGATGATTTAGAGGCAACGATGAATTCTATAATCAGGCAGAAGAAAGAGCTTGGATATGAGCGGTTGATTTGTTTATTTTCTGAGCTCAAAAATGAAGAATCCTTGAGTTTACTAATGAAGTTATCTTAA
- a CDS encoding site-specific integrase: MSKKKRSRSERRKAREKAQKEQMDSLTTFEGRKQFVQSKGLTNLVTRFKKGKGIKRNESKKTGEDIHLIHTDRTLHNYAGSWSRFAYFVAATATAEELEALEKSKNVDGWIDLVNQYLEHCKKTGLSAPTQSTYKAALAKVLGVSSTAFIATDIRYRANKRNNRLKSNDDRMSEETNNRWFSIVSATGLRKNELKAITGDSLYQREDGRYYLKIIGKKHKTKGARDRWVPIITRDQQELERLVEEFRLAGKKRVFQVPSALKPHKYRAEYAKRLYLLVARDPKDIKDKREKIYLRGELKGVVLDRKACLIVSRALGHNRPEEFQKSYAYKLIAQAN; encoded by the coding sequence ATGTCAAAGAAGAAACGAAGTCGTTCTGAACGACGAAAAGCTAGAGAGAAAGCCCAGAAAGAACAAATGGATTCTCTAACTACTTTCGAAGGCCGTAAACAATTCGTCCAATCAAAAGGTTTAACTAATCTAGTCACGCGCTTCAAGAAGGGTAAAGGTATCAAGCGAAATGAATCCAAAAAAACAGGAGAGGATATTCATTTAATTCATACCGATCGAACGCTCCATAACTATGCTGGTTCCTGGAGCAGATTCGCTTACTTTGTTGCTGCAACAGCTACTGCCGAAGAGTTAGAAGCTCTTGAAAAATCTAAGAATGTAGATGGATGGATTGACTTAGTAAATCAATACTTAGAACATTGTAAAAAAACTGGGCTTTCTGCACCAACCCAGTCAACCTATAAAGCAGCATTGGCAAAAGTTTTAGGCGTGTCTTCTACTGCTTTTATTGCTACAGATATTCGATATCGAGCTAACAAAAGGAATAATCGCTTAAAATCTAATGACGACAGAATGTCTGAAGAAACGAATAATCGCTGGTTTTCAATCGTATCTGCCACTGGGCTACGAAAAAATGAGCTAAAAGCAATTACTGGTGACTCACTCTACCAACGTGAGGATGGCCGATATTATCTTAAAATCATTGGTAAAAAGCATAAAACAAAAGGAGCTAGAGATCGTTGGGTTCCGATTATCACACGAGATCAACAAGAATTAGAGAGGCTTGTTGAAGAATTTAGGCTAGCTGGTAAAAAGCGTGTGTTTCAAGTTCCATCTGCTTTAAAACCTCATAAATATCGTGCTGAATACGCAAAACGTCTTTATCTTCTTGTCGCACGAGATCCTAAAGACATCAAGGATAAAAGGGAAAAAATTTATCTAAGAGGGGAATTAAAAGGCGTTGTCCTCGATCGAAAAGCCTGCTTAATTGTATCGCGTGCTCTTGGACACAATCGTCCCGAAGAGTTTCAAAAATCGTATGCATATAAGTTAATCGCACAAGCAAACTAA
- a CDS encoding helix-turn-helix domain-containing protein — MNVFIPEELIKQVQLLLSDIVKKELNKFLDTNESTHHFLNKKQTCEYLNISNNTLDSWIKQGLPCIKVGKTVRFSKTEINRWLQKQ; from the coding sequence ATGAATGTATTTATTCCAGAAGAACTGATTAAGCAAGTTCAATTACTATTATCGGATATTGTTAAGAAAGAACTAAATAAATTTTTAGATACTAATGAAAGTACTCATCATTTTTTAAATAAAAAGCAGACTTGTGAGTATTTAAATATATCCAACAATACTTTAGACAGCTGGATTAAGCAAGGTTTGCCTTGTATTAAGGTCGGAAAAACTGTTCGCTTTAGCAAAACAGAAATCAATCGCTGGTTACAAAAGCAGTAG
- a CDS encoding site-specific integrase yields the protein MSITRTKNGTYRLRVYIPEEVKSSLGVDKKVIEKRFKTKIEAKKYELELQNKIDKIHSGDSVSLENSGSILFSDFYQNVWWESYKAGQTTSTAKPPSQATIVGTEIAFRKHILPLLGNYSIDFLNQNKQVVLNLLTQKAEEYANFKVIRSYVNSIFDWAEELEYIETNRLSKTISRIKATKKIKLQESKKDEDLYLSQEELQAWFTAFEEDLKNDKLLFKDYVLFYTTFFLGDRKSESYALQWKHIDFKNQQIQLVQALDRYKNQKSTKGNKKTIFSIPQELTDLLNSWKKQQKSELASFNIMQTPEQYVFTYIDTKGNVNSCLHADYLNNKMKSVKRRHPELAHATPHKLRHTGATLAKQAGTSMEAISEALTHSDTITTKTYVNTSNVIPMAVGEIAFRNLKE from the coding sequence ATGTCTATTACAAGAACTAAAAACGGAACCTATCGCTTACGTGTTTATATTCCTGAGGAAGTTAAGTCTTCACTAGGTGTTGATAAGAAAGTGATTGAAAAACGATTCAAAACAAAGATTGAAGCAAAAAAATATGAACTAGAACTTCAAAATAAGATTGATAAAATTCATAGTGGAGATTCCGTCTCATTAGAAAATAGTGGTTCTATCCTTTTTTCAGATTTCTATCAAAACGTTTGGTGGGAATCCTACAAAGCAGGTCAGACTACTTCTACTGCTAAACCACCTTCTCAAGCAACCATAGTTGGAACAGAAATTGCTTTTAGAAAACACATCTTACCCTTACTTGGGAATTATTCAATAGACTTTCTTAATCAAAATAAGCAAGTTGTACTAAATCTATTGACTCAAAAGGCTGAAGAATATGCAAATTTCAAAGTTATCAGGAGCTACGTTAACTCTATCTTTGACTGGGCAGAAGAATTAGAGTATATCGAAACTAATCGCCTATCAAAAACTATAAGCCGTATCAAAGCCACTAAGAAAATCAAGCTACAGGAATCTAAAAAAGATGAAGATTTATATCTATCTCAAGAAGAACTTCAAGCATGGTTTACAGCTTTTGAAGAAGATTTAAAAAATGACAAACTCCTGTTCAAAGATTATGTGTTATTCTATACAACTTTTTTCTTAGGAGATAGAAAATCTGAAAGCTACGCTTTGCAATGGAAACATATTGATTTCAAAAATCAACAAATTCAATTGGTTCAAGCCTTAGATCGATATAAAAATCAAAAGTCAACTAAAGGGAATAAAAAGACGATTTTTTCGATTCCACAAGAACTTACCGACTTGTTAAATTCTTGGAAGAAGCAACAAAAATCTGAACTGGCTTCATTTAACATCATGCAAACTCCTGAACAGTATGTTTTTACGTATATTGATACAAAGGGAAATGTAAACAGTTGTCTCCATGCTGATTATCTTAACAACAAGATGAAATCTGTTAAGCGTCGTCATCCAGAACTCGCACATGCAACCCCTCATAAATTACGACATACAGGAGCTACACTCGCTAAACAGGCTGGAACCTCTATGGAGGCTATTTCTGAAGCACTCACTCATAGTGATACGATTACAACTAAGACTTATGTGAACACTTCAAACGTAATCCCAATGGCTGTTGGAGAAATCGCCTTTCGTAATCTTAAAGAGTAA